The Planctomycetia bacterium genome segment CCAGATTCGCACTCCGCCGCCCGCAAACCTGCACAACGATCGAATGCCGGTTTCCATCAACTCCCGCCCGTTGGCGCTACGGCCAAGCAATCGCTCAGTGACGTAGGTCCGCTGAAAGAAGTGCCAAATCGTCCCTTCGGCGTCGACGGGAACGGCGTGCGGTTGCTTATCCCGCGGCCATTGCCCTGGTCGCTTGGGGAACTCGTCCGGCCGGGCGTGGCGCAGAACTCTTCGGATGATCATCTTGTACTTCGTGATTGTGATCGGCTGGTAACCCGTCGCGACTGCCCAAGCCGCGAATGCCTCGACGAGGTGTTCGTTGATGCGATCGACGAACATTTGATCGTCGCGCCGGAGATATTGGCAGAGCAACTCGATTGCCGACTCATACTGTGCCACGTACTTTTCATTCCTCCCAGCGAGAGACTCAGGACGGAACACCTCTATGTAGTAACGACGGACGTGGACGTGCGGTGCATTTTTGCGATGCTCCGCCTGCTTGCGCTGGACGATCTGCAGCATGTCGCGGCGCGAAATTGCGGCCGTGTAGAAACGGAATACGCCAGACTCCGTCACCAACTGCGTCAACCGCGTCAGGGTGTTTCGCAGCCAGGTCGTGCGTCCGGCGCCATGATGCGGCGCGAACCAGACGAGGCACTCTGCGATGCGCTGCGACTCCAGGTCGGCGACCACAGGCGTCCGACCGAGAAAGCTAGCAAAGGCGTCGATCGCGCGCACCCTCGGCTATCAATCACCAACCCAATTCGAAGCCGAACGCGCCCCGGCCCAAGCGGCGTAAAAAACAGCCCCCGCCACTTTCCGAAAGTCCAGGGGGTC includes the following:
- a CDS encoding phage integrase SAM-like domain-containing protein; translation: MRAIDAFASFLGRTPVVADLESQRIAECLVWFAPHHGAGRTTWLRNTLTRLTQLVTESGVFRFYTAAISRRDMLQIVQRKQAEHRKNAPHVHVRRYYIEVFRPESLAGRNEKYVAQYESAIELLCQYLRRDDQMFVDRINEHLVEAFAAWAVATGYQPITITKYKMIIRRVLRHARPDEFPKRPGQWPRDKQPHAVPVDAEGTIWHFFQRTYVTERLLGRSANGRELMETGIRSLCRFAGGGVRIWDLTDELLSEWGADLLARGLSPVTINGRPSKIESIWRHARRNKLVHEDPCGYRIPQRANIPDAWSLEDLARLIVATHDRVFDRQMRNRVHVGSYFRALILVAYETGVRRDDLLKLRRADILADGSITIVMNKTGQVITRAVRPVTMIAINAAFPPERELIFPGLGHTRTYHQLFRRLLQVAGLPSSRRNKLRSCVGRPLRTWNEFCRARHQRCWVTARPKWPG